The proteins below are encoded in one region of Deltaproteobacteria bacterium:
- a CDS encoding Hsp20/alpha crystallin family protein, with amino-acid sequence MALLKWDPFKDLLTIQERMNRLFDETLSRAKGTGEEMGRSGWHPPVDIYETDEHIILKAELPGIKKKDIEIEINDNILVLKGESRFGKNVQEENYHRMERSYGAFQRVFTLPYIVDKDNVNAKYNHGVLEIMLQKIREQKPKHIKVEAK; translated from the coding sequence ATGGCATTGTTAAAATGGGACCCGTTCAAAGATCTGCTTACCATTCAGGAAAGGATGAACCGCTTATTTGATGAAACCCTCTCCAGGGCAAAAGGCACGGGCGAAGAGATGGGAAGGAGCGGTTGGCATCCTCCGGTGGATATTTATGAGACAGATGAGCATATTATTCTAAAGGCGGAGTTGCCGGGGATAAAAAAGAAGGATATTGAAATAGAGATAAATGACAATATTCTTGTATTGAAAGGTGAAAGCAGGTTTGGAAAAAATGTTCAGGAAGAAAACTATCACAGGATGGAACGTTCCTATGGCGCCTTCCAGAGGGTATTTACCCTTCCTTATATAGTGGATAAGGATAATGTTAATGCAAAATATAATCATGGTGTTCTGGAGATTATGCTGCAAAAAATCAGAGAACAAAAGCCTAAGCACATAAAGGTAGAGGCAAAATAA
- a CDS encoding DegQ family serine endoprotease — protein MDNITGKKRSGITGIKSIMIVGIASLLLGVMLTARFGITPSTDAQSFWKEKMEKAELLQLEPNSFVRLAKELNPVVVNISMTQVVKQKPMVPFPEFRNPFEEEDEFRLPGEAPEREFKRQSAGSGFIINKEGYILTNSHVVENAEEIIVTLSDKKEKEYKAKLVGKDVRLDVALIKIDANGDLSVAALGDSDKIEIGEWVIAIGNPFGLGHTVTAGIVSAKGRVIGAGPYDNFIQTDAAINPGNSGGPLFNLRGEVVGINTAIIAGGQGVGFATPINMAKDILLQLKEKGSVTRGWIGVGIQEVTPDLAKSFGLKDKQGALVSSVQEGEPADKAGIKPGDIIVEFDGKEINEVSDLPRTVASIAPGKTVKVKIIRDGKQKDISITVGKMKEEEEAAAVEGKEEGTPEKRFGLSVQSITPEIAQRMDLKDTKGVLVVKVKPNSPVAEAGIKNGDIIKQVNRKDIKDLKEYKEAMKAVSKDDTVLFQIVSGGRTFYVAIKVKAKD, from the coding sequence ATGGACAATATTACAGGTAAGAAAAGATCCGGCATTACCGGCATTAAGAGTATAATGATAGTCGGGATAGCATCCCTGTTGCTTGGTGTTATGCTGACTGCAAGATTTGGCATCACACCATCAACAGACGCCCAGAGTTTCTGGAAAGAAAAAATGGAAAAGGCAGAGTTGTTGCAGCTTGAGCCCAACTCATTTGTAAGATTAGCAAAAGAACTGAACCCTGTAGTTGTCAACATATCCATGACACAGGTCGTAAAACAAAAACCGATGGTTCCGTTCCCTGAATTCAGAAATCCTTTTGAAGAAGAAGATGAGTTCAGGTTACCAGGAGAGGCACCGGAAAGGGAATTTAAGAGGCAGAGCGCCGGCTCAGGATTTATAATAAATAAAGAAGGATACATCCTTACAAATAGTCATGTGGTGGAAAACGCAGAAGAAATAATAGTTACACTTTCGGATAAAAAGGAAAAGGAGTATAAGGCAAAGCTCGTGGGCAAGGATGTAAGGCTGGATGTGGCGCTTATAAAGATTGACGCAAACGGCGATCTGTCTGTTGCCGCGCTTGGGGATTCTGACAAGATTGAGATAGGGGAATGGGTTATTGCTATCGGCAATCCATTTGGTTTGGGCCATACAGTTACCGCTGGTATTGTAAGCGCAAAAGGCAGAGTCATTGGCGCAGGGCCGTATGATAATTTTATTCAGACTGACGCGGCTATCAATCCAGGCAATAGCGGAGGTCCTCTGTTTAATCTCAGGGGAGAGGTTGTAGGAATAAATACCGCAATCATTGCAGGCGGCCAGGGCGTTGGTTTTGCCACGCCTATCAATATGGCAAAGGATATACTTCTTCAGTTAAAAGAAAAGGGCAGTGTTACGAGGGGATGGATAGGCGTCGGTATTCAGGAGGTGACGCCTGACCTTGCAAAGTCTTTCGGCCTGAAAGACAAGCAAGGCGCGCTGGTATCCTCTGTGCAGGAGGGTGAGCCTGCTGATAAGGCAGGGATAAAGCCGGGCGATATTATTGTGGAGTTTGATGGCAAAGAAATAAACGAGGTAAGCGATTTGCCGAGGACTGTTGCCTCTATTGCCCCCGGCAAAACCGTTAAGGTAAAGATTATAAGAGACGGCAAGCAAAAGGATATTTCAATTACTGTAGGAAAGATGAAAGAAGAGGAAGAGGCCGCGGCAGTTGAGGGGAAGGAAGAGGGAACGCCGGAGAAAAGGTTTGGGCTTTCAGTTCAGTCAATAACCCCTGAAATAGCCCAAAGGATGGATCTCAAGGATACAAAAGGTGTATTGGTGGTTAAGGTCAAGCCTAATAGTCCTGTTGCGGAAGCAGGTATAAAGAACGGTGATATTATAAAACAGGTGAATAGAAAAGATATTAAGGATCTCAAGGAATACAAAGAGGCAATGAAGGCAGTTTCTAAGGACGATACTGTTCTCTTCCAGATAGTCAGTGGCGGCAGGACATTTTATGTTGCCATAAAGGTGAAAGCAAAGGATTAG